From the genome of Eublepharis macularius isolate TG4126 chromosome 12, MPM_Emac_v1.0, whole genome shotgun sequence, one region includes:
- the LOC129339818 gene encoding olfactory receptor 49-like translates to MSNQTTVREFILLGLTDHRGLEILIFLLLLSIYLLTIIGNVAIITITLVDHHLCTPMYFFLRHVAFLDIGYTTTIIPKALANMALGKRTISLHGCFMQLFLYFGLGTTVFFLLAVMAFDRYLAICKPLHYSSIMNGQICSLLVLCCWIGGFLVILGPTMPLFQMPFCGPNIIDHFFCDNGPLIKLVCADTALLELTDSLTGTLSLIGTLVVNLVSYIHIISSVMRIPSTTGRQKAFSTFSSHITVVSITYGSCIFLYVKPKETGKLEFGKLVAVLNTIISPLLVPFVYCLRNKQVKDALRGAFRQGVAFCRNSK, encoded by the coding sequence ATGTCAAACCAGACCACCGTGAGGGAATTCATTCTTCTTGGTCTGACTGACCACCGTGGCCTTGAAATATTGATTTTTCTATTGCTGTTAAGCATATACCTGTTGACCATCATTGGAAATGTGGCGATTATTACAATCACGCTGGTGGATCACCATCTCTGCACCCCaatgtatttcttcctccgtcATGTTGCCTTTCTAGATATTGGgtacaccaccaccatcatccccAAAGCATTGGCCAACATGGCTTTGGGGAAGAGGACAATCTCATTACACGGATGTTTCATGCAGTTGTTTCTATATTTTGGCCTAGGTACCACAGTATTCTTTCTGTTGGCTGTAATGGCCTTTGACAGATATCTGGCTATCTGCAAACCTCTTCACTATTCATCCATAATGAATGGGCAAATCTGCTCATTGCTGGTACTTTGCTGTTGGATTGGAGGTTTTCTGGTAATTCTGGGTCCAACAATGCCATTATTTCAGATGCCATTTTGTGGCCCAAATATCATTGACCATTTTTTCTGTGACAATGGACCATTAATTAAACTTGTTTGTGCCGACACTGCTCTGCTAGAACTCACAGATTCCCTCACAGGCACGTTGTCTCTCATTGGGACTTTGGTTGTAAATCTTGTGTCCTACATTCATATTATTTCCAGTGTCATGCGCATCCCATCAACTACAGGAAGGCAGAAGGCCTTCTCTACTTTTTCTTCACACATCACGGTGGTCTCCATCACTTATGGCAGTTGCATTTTCTTGTATGTcaagccaaaagaaactggtAAATTAGAGTTTGGCAAGTTGGTGGCTGTACTTAATACCATTATATCTCCTCTTCTGGTCCCATTTGTATATTGCCTAAGGAACAAACAAGTGAAGGATGCTTTAAGAGGTGCATTTAGACAGGGTGTTGCATTCTGCAGGAACTCAAAGTGA
- the LOC129339819 gene encoding olfactory receptor 49-like, translating into MNSSTVREFILLGLTDNPQLEILFFCLFFVTYLLTVTGNMVIIAITLKDHRLSTPMYFFLRHFAVLEIGFTTCITPKALANMATGHKKISLSGCFTQFFLYFVLGATEFFLLAVMSFDRYVAICNPLRYSAIMNGRICSLLVFGSWLGGFLLILGPAAALFHMPFCGPNIVNHFFCDKGPLIKLVCIDTSLLDLVYFIAAIFILSGTLTVNVVSYINIISSVISIPSGKGRQKAFSTCASHIIVVSLTYGSCMFMYIKPKGTNEFNFSKSVAVLNTIVSPLLNPFIYCLRNKQVQGALKTAFRQSIEF; encoded by the coding sequence ATGAATAGCTCCACAGTGAGGGAATTTATACTTTTGGGTCTCACCGACAACCCTCAGCTAGAAATCTTGTTTTTTTGTCTATTCTTTGTCACATATCTTTTGACTGTCACAGGGAATATGGTGATTATTGCAATCACCTTGAAAGATCACCGTCTCTccaccccaatgtatttttttctccGGCATTTTGCAGTTTTAGAGATCGGATTCACCACTTGCATCACTCCCAAAGCATTGGCCAACATGGCCACGGGCCATAAGAAGATCTCTTTATCTGGTTGCTTCACACAGTTTTTTCTGTACTTTGTCCTGGGAGCCACAGAGTTCTTTCTGCTGGCTGTAATGTCCTTTGACCGATACGTGGCTATCTGCAACCCACTGCGTTACTCTGCCATAATGAATGGTCGAATCTGCTCGTTGCTGGTGTTCGGCTCTTGGCTTGGAGGATTTCTGCTCATTCTGGGTCCAGCTGCTGCATTATTTCACATGCCGTTCTGTGGCCCAAACATTGTCAACCATTTTTTCTGCGACAAAGGACCATTGATTAAACTTGTATGCATTGACACTAGTCTACTTGACCTTGTGTATTTCATTGCTGCGATATTCATCCTCAGTGGGACATTGACAGTTAATGTTGTATCTTATATCAATATTATTTCCAGTGTCATAAGCATCCCGTCGGGTAAAGGGAGGCAGAAAGCCTTCTCCACTTGTGCTTCTCATATCATTGTGGTCTCCCTCACATATGGCAGCTGCATGTTCATGTACATAAAACCCAAAGGCACCAATGAGTTTAACTTCAGCAAGTCAGTGGCTGTTCTTAACACTATTGTGTCTCCTTTACTGAATCCCTTCATATACTGCCTGAGGAACAAACAGGTTCAAGGTGCCCTGAAAACTGCATTTAGACAAAGCATTGAGTTTTAA
- the LOC129339820 gene encoding olfactory receptor 49-like: protein MSNQTTMREFILLGLTDHRGLEIFIFLLLFSTYLLTVMGNVVIITITLVDHHLYTPMYFFLRHVAFVDIGYTTTIIPNTLINMALGQRTITLPGCFMQFFLYFGLGTTALFLLAVMAFDRYLAICKPLHYSSIMNGQICSLLVLCCWIGGFLVILGPTMPLFQMPFCGPNIINHFFCDNGPLIKLVCADTTLLELIDFIIAALCLIGTLLVNLVSYIHIISSIMRIPSTTGRQKTFSTCSSHLIVVSITYGSCIFMYVMPNNTSKLEFGKLVAVLNTIVSPLLVPFVYCLRNKQVKDALRGVFRQGVEFWKNS from the coding sequence ATGTCAAACCAGACCACCATGAGGGAATTCATTCTCTTGGGTCTGACTGACCACCGTGGCCTTGAAATCTTCATTTTTCTGTTGCTGTTCAGCACATATCTGTTGACCGTCATGGGAAATGTGGTGATTATTACAATCACACTGGTGGATCACCATCTCTACACCCCAATGTATTTCTTTCTCCGTCATGTTGCATTTGTAGATATCGGGTACACCACCACCATCATTCCCAACACATTAATCAACATGGCTTTGGGACAGAGGACGATCACGTTACCTGGATGCTTCATGCAGTTCTTTTTGTACTTTGGCCTGGGTACCACAGCACTCTTTCTGTTGGCTGTGATGGCCTTTGACAGATATCTGGCCATCTGCAAACCTCTTCACTATTCATCCATAATGAATGGGCAAATCTGCTCTTTGCTGGTGCTTTGCTGTTGGATTGGAGGTTTTCTGGTAATTCTGGGTCCAACAATGCCATTATTTCAGATGCCTTTTTGTGGCCCAAATATCATCAACCATTTTTTCTGTGACAATGGACCTTTAATCAAACTTGTTTGTGCCGACACCACTCTGCTAGAACTCATTGATTTCATTATTGCTGCACTGTGTCTCATTGGGACTTTGCTTGTAAACCTTGTGTCCTACATCCATATTATTTCCAGTATCATGCGCATCCCGTCAACTACAGGAAGGCAGAAGACCTTCTCTACTTGTTCCTCCCACCTCATTGTGGTCTCTATCACTTATGGCAGTTGCATTTTCATGTATGTAATGCCAAACAACACCAGTAAATTAGAGTTTGGCAAGTTGGTGGCTGTACTTAATACTATTGTATCACCTCTTCTGGTCCCATTTGTTTATTGCCTAAGGAACAAACAAGTGAAGGATGCTTTAAGAGGAGTATTTAGACAAGGTGTTGAGTTTTGGAAGAACTCATGA
- the LOC129339822 gene encoding olfactory receptor 49-like, with amino-acid sequence MNSTMVREFILLGFTDNHELELFIFLALSGTYTLTIMGNMVIIVITLVDRHLSTPMYFFLRHFALLEIGFTTSIIPKALANMAMGHKSISISGCFTQFFLYFVLGTTEFFLLAVMSIDRYVAICNPLRYSTIMHGKVCSLLVLGSWLAGFILILGPAVALFVMPFCGPNTINHFFCDNGPLIKLACINTSLLEIADFLIAILSLIGTLTVTIVSYVNIVSSILSIPSSAGRQKAFSTCASHITVVSITYGSCIFMYIKPKGSNEFNFSKSVAILNIVVSPFLNPFIYCLRNRQVQDALRTAFRQAVGLCQRSK; translated from the coding sequence ATGAACAGCACCATGGTGAGAGAATTCATACTCTTGGGCTTTACTGACAACCATGAGCTTGAATTATTCATTTTTCTTGCACTCTCTGGGACATATACTTTGACCATCATGGGGAATATGGTAATCATTGTGATCACATTGGTGGATCGTCATCTGTCCACCCCAATGTATTTCTTCCTCCGACATTTTGCCCTCTTAGAGATTGGTTTCACCACTTCCATCATTCCCAAAGCATTGGCCAACATGGCCATGGGCCATAAGAGTATCTCTATATCTGGTTGCTTCACTCAATTCTTTCTGTACTTTGTCTTGGGGACTACAGAGTTCTTTCTGTTGGCAGTAATGTCTATTGATAGATATGTGGCCATCTGTAACCCTCTTCGTTATTCAACAATAATGCATGGTAAAGTCTGCTCATTACTGGTGCTTGGCTCTTGGCTTGCAGGTTTTATATTGATTCTAGGTCCAGCAGTTGCATTATTTGTGATGCCGTTTTGTGGCCCAAATACCATAAACCACTTTTTCTGTGACAATGGTCCATTGATCAAGCTTGCATGTATTAATACAAGTCTACTTGAAATTGCAGACTTCCTCATTGCCATATTATCTCTCATTGGAACTTTGACAGTTACCATTGTATCCTATGTCAACATTGTTTCCAGCATCTTGAGCATCCCATCATCTGCTGGGAGGCAGAAGGCCTTCTCAACTTGTGCATCTCATATCACGGTGGTGTCCATCACTTACGGCAGCTGTATTTTCATGTACATAAAACCTAAAGGCTCCAATGAGTTCAACTTCAGCAAGTCAGTGGCCATCCTTAACATAGTCGTGTCTCCCTTTCTGAATCCATTCATATACTGCCTACGGAACAGGCAGGTTCAAGATGCCCTGAGAACTGCTTTTAGACAGGCTGTTGGGTTATGTCAAAGGTCAAAATGA